A portion of the Shewanella sp. SNU WT4 genome contains these proteins:
- a CDS encoding GMC family oxidoreductase — MSIVDPMVAGIAAGWSHTDGSQLTSNQRCEADVIIIGSGAGGGTAAEILAKRGLSVILVEGGALKTSQDFTMEERTAYPSLYHQAAAMKTKDKAIGIFQGRSVGGSTTVNWTTSIRTPDLTLEYWQAQKGVKLSAQSLQPWFETMEQRLHISEWPVPPNPNNAALQRGCEQLGWQFTRIKRNVLGCWNSGYCGMGCPVNAKQSMLVTTIPAALSLGASLLSRVKAVELIFKQDKISAIKALALNESLQPTGIEVELVGRHYILSGGSIHTPYLMMRSQVPDPYQLLGKRIFLHPTLLSGAIFDENIQAHSGAPQTIYSDQFVWRDGAEGELGYKLEVPPVHPILIASKTIGYGLSHAELMAQFNHLQVTIALVRDGFNRDSQGGQMQLTDSGFELDYQLTPAFWLAARHAYLSMAELQFAAGAKKVLPINDGMSYLSSWAEAKAAITKMPLQPLKTIVASAHVMGGCAFGEEKRNAMVSSDGRSHYFENLSVMDGSIFPTSLGANPQLSIYAITARNANLLADELSSVS; from the coding sequence ATGAGCATAGTGGATCCTATGGTGGCAGGGATTGCGGCGGGCTGGTCGCATACCGATGGCAGTCAATTAACCAGTAATCAGCGCTGTGAAGCTGATGTTATTATTATTGGCTCTGGCGCGGGTGGCGGCACTGCCGCTGAGATTTTAGCGAAACGTGGGTTATCGGTTATTTTAGTGGAAGGTGGTGCTCTTAAGACTTCGCAAGATTTCACTATGGAAGAGCGCACGGCTTACCCCAGTCTTTATCATCAAGCGGCAGCAATGAAGACTAAAGATAAAGCCATAGGTATTTTCCAAGGACGCAGTGTTGGCGGCTCAACCACAGTCAATTGGACCACCTCCATTCGCACCCCAGACTTAACCTTAGAATATTGGCAGGCGCAAAAGGGCGTAAAACTTTCCGCGCAAAGCTTGCAGCCTTGGTTTGAAACCATGGAGCAGCGCTTACATATCAGTGAATGGCCCGTGCCACCTAACCCAAATAATGCGGCGCTGCAGCGCGGCTGCGAGCAATTAGGTTGGCAATTTACCCGAATTAAACGCAACGTTCTTGGCTGTTGGAACTCTGGTTATTGCGGTATGGGCTGCCCAGTCAATGCCAAGCAATCTATGTTAGTCACCACCATTCCTGCGGCATTATCCTTAGGAGCAAGCTTATTAAGCCGCGTAAAGGCGGTCGAGTTAATTTTTAAGCAAGATAAAATAAGCGCGATTAAAGCGCTGGCCTTAAATGAAAGTCTGCAACCCACTGGCATAGAAGTTGAGCTGGTGGGGCGACATTACATTTTAAGCGGTGGCTCAATTCATACGCCGTACTTAATGATGCGATCGCAAGTGCCAGATCCTTATCAATTGCTAGGTAAGCGTATCTTCTTGCATCCCACCTTATTAAGCGGCGCTATTTTTGATGAAAATATTCAAGCCCATAGCGGCGCGCCGCAAACTATCTATTCCGATCAATTTGTATGGCGTGATGGCGCTGAAGGTGAGCTTGGCTACAAGCTTGAGGTGCCACCCGTGCACCCAATTTTAATTGCCTCTAAAACCATAGGTTACGGGTTAAGCCATGCCGAATTGATGGCGCAATTTAATCACTTACAAGTGACCATAGCCTTAGTGCGCGATGGCTTTAATCGCGATAGTCAAGGCGGGCAAATGCAGCTCACCGACTCAGGATTTGAGCTTGATTATCAGTTAACCCCTGCATTTTGGCTGGCAGCGCGCCACGCTTATTTGAGCATGGCGGAATTGCAGTTTGCAGCAGGCGCTAAAAAAGTATTACCCATCAATGATGGTATGAGTTACTTATCTTCGTGGGCAGAGGCCAAAGCCGCAATAACCAAGATGCCATTGCAACCCTTAAAAACCATAGTGGCCTCGGCTCATGTGATGGGGGGCTGCGCTTTTGGGGAGGAGAAGCGTAATGCTATGGTCAGTAGTGATGGCCGCAGCCATTACTTTGAGAACTTATCTGTCATGGACGGCTCAATATTCCCAACTAGCCTTGGGGCCAATCCGCAATTAAGCATTTATGCAATCACAGCAAGAAACGCTAATTTATTGGCCGATGAGCTTAGCAGTGTGAGTTGA
- a CDS encoding isochorismatase family cysteine hydrolase, translating into MPSQSRNSSASHKALVVIDLINEMLDPNGKMSSAFCQYEQQHQSLKCVAKLLSFARQHDWTVIHVRLGFSDDYREVAANSPLFSNAITHGALTLSSWGCEFHPKVAPLAHEAIVVKRRVNAFYQTELALLLNLAKVTDIYLAGVSLQMAIQSTAREAHDRDFTVHVVTDACISATDTEQQQNLPALERIAKLITVANITHNHKEH; encoded by the coding sequence ATGCCCAGCCAAAGCCGTAATAGCAGCGCTAGTCATAAAGCCTTAGTGGTTATCGATTTAATCAATGAAATGCTTGACCCTAATGGCAAGATGTCGAGTGCATTTTGCCAGTATGAGCAGCAACATCAATCCCTCAAGTGCGTGGCCAAATTACTGTCCTTTGCAAGGCAGCACGATTGGACCGTCATCCATGTTCGCCTTGGTTTTAGTGATGATTACCGCGAAGTGGCTGCCAACTCGCCGCTGTTTAGCAACGCCATAACCCATGGCGCATTAACACTCTCGAGTTGGGGCTGTGAGTTTCACCCTAAAGTCGCCCCGCTAGCCCACGAAGCCATAGTGGTTAAGCGCCGCGTCAATGCCTTTTATCAAACTGAGCTCGCACTGCTCTTAAACCTAGCTAAGGTCACTGATATTTATTTGGCTGGGGTTTCCCTGCAAATGGCCATACAAAGTACGGCGCGCGAAGCCCATGATCGCGACTTTACTGTCCATGTAGTTACCGATGCCTGTATTTCGGCAACCGATACTGAGCAACAGCAAAATTTACCAGCCCTTGAGCGTATAGCTAAGCTGATTACAGTTGCTAACATTACTCATAATCACAAAGAGCATTAA
- a CDS encoding YheV family putative zinc ribbon protein, producing MTKIKKRFVAGARCPKCQAQDSILLFKEHGIETVECTECDYRDQQTDAKVTKQASGAVIGVFKPE from the coding sequence ATGACAAAAATAAAAAAACGCTTCGTGGCCGGCGCTCGCTGCCCTAAGTGTCAGGCGCAAGACTCGATTTTATTATTCAAAGAGCATGGCATTGAAACCGTGGAATGCACTGAATGCGATTATCGCGACCAACAAACCGACGCTAAAGTCACTAAACAAGCCAGTGGTGCCGTCATCGGGGTGTTCAAGCCAGAGTAA
- a CDS encoding ABC transporter ATP-binding protein, with product MITVSQAQLIRGSKVLLDEANLTIYPGHKIGLVGANGTGKSSLLALLSGAIGLDKGEVRVPQQWALAQVAQETPALDKPALEYVLDGDHEFRQLESELAAAEAANNGHSIAELHGKLDAIGGYSIRARAGSLLAGLGFKESEQSQPVKSFSGGWRMRLNLAQALLCRSDLLLLDEPTNHLDLDTMYWLENWIKAYQGTLVLISHDRDFIDEIVDEIVHVEHQKLNFYKGNYSAFERIRAERMAQQQVAFERQQKERAHMQSFVDRFRYKASKAKQAQSRLKALERMAELLPSKADSPFYMSFREPDALPNPLVVMEQVSVGYGDTPILSKVHLNLVPGSRIGLLGRNGAGKSTLIKLLSEQLPPQSGVYEPNPGLKIGYFAQHQIEFLSLDDSPLQHLVRLAPLAREQELRDFLGGFGFVGDMALAPVRPFSGGEKARLVLALLVWQRPNLLLLDEPTNHLDLEMRHALTMALQDFSGAMVVVSHDRHLLRLTCSDYYLVDNGQVAAFDGDLEDYHQWLLEANKPVLEDGANGDKASVDKKQQKRLEAELRQKLSPFKKQQAKLEQTQTSLQQKLAALELQLTDLTLYDEANKAKLTQVLNDRNTLGQALEDSEMQWLELQESIDELEMSC from the coding sequence ATGATCACAGTATCTCAAGCACAACTTATTCGAGGCAGTAAAGTGTTGCTCGATGAGGCTAACCTCACTATCTATCCCGGTCATAAAATCGGATTAGTGGGTGCCAACGGCACAGGTAAATCTTCATTGTTGGCCTTGCTTAGTGGCGCCATTGGCTTGGATAAGGGCGAAGTACGAGTGCCGCAGCAATGGGCGTTAGCGCAAGTGGCGCAGGAGACCCCAGCGCTTGATAAACCCGCACTTGAATACGTACTTGATGGCGATCATGAATTTCGTCAATTAGAAAGCGAGCTCGCGGCGGCTGAAGCTGCCAACAATGGCCACAGCATAGCTGAACTTCATGGCAAACTAGATGCCATTGGCGGTTACAGTATCCGCGCGCGCGCTGGCAGCTTATTGGCCGGCCTTGGCTTTAAAGAGTCAGAACAAAGCCAACCCGTTAAATCCTTTTCCGGTGGTTGGCGGATGCGGCTTAACTTAGCTCAAGCCTTGTTATGTCGCTCAGACTTGTTACTCCTTGATGAACCGACCAACCACTTGGACTTAGATACCATGTACTGGTTGGAAAACTGGATTAAAGCCTATCAAGGCACCTTAGTCTTAATCAGTCATGACCGTGATTTTATCGATGAAATCGTTGATGAAATTGTGCATGTCGAGCATCAAAAACTCAATTTTTACAAAGGCAATTACAGTGCCTTTGAGCGCATTCGTGCTGAGCGTATGGCGCAGCAACAAGTGGCATTTGAGCGCCAGCAAAAAGAGCGCGCGCATATGCAATCCTTTGTTGACCGTTTCCGTTACAAAGCCAGTAAAGCTAAGCAAGCCCAGAGCCGCTTAAAAGCCTTAGAAAGAATGGCTGAGTTACTGCCATCGAAAGCCGATAGCCCGTTTTATATGAGCTTTCGTGAACCCGATGCCTTGCCAAATCCATTGGTAGTGATGGAGCAAGTGAGCGTAGGTTATGGTGACACGCCAATTCTTAGCAAGGTGCATTTAAATCTGGTGCCAGGTTCACGTATTGGTTTACTTGGTCGCAATGGCGCCGGTAAATCGACCTTAATTAAATTGTTATCTGAGCAGTTGCCACCGCAAAGTGGTGTGTATGAGCCTAATCCTGGGCTTAAAATCGGCTACTTTGCGCAGCATCAAATCGAATTCTTATCATTAGATGATTCGCCGCTGCAGCACTTAGTGCGGTTAGCGCCTTTAGCCCGTGAGCAAGAGTTACGGGATTTCTTAGGCGGCTTTGGATTTGTGGGCGATATGGCGCTGGCACCCGTGCGACCCTTCTCGGGCGGTGAAAAAGCGCGCTTAGTCTTGGCCTTGCTGGTATGGCAACGCCCAAATTTACTGTTGCTCGATGAGCCTACCAACCATTTAGACTTAGAAATGCGTCACGCGTTAACTATGGCGCTGCAAGATTTTAGTGGTGCTATGGTGGTGGTATCGCACGATCGTCATTTACTGCGACTCACCTGTAGCGATTATTACTTAGTGGATAATGGCCAAGTAGCGGCGTTTGATGGTGATTTAGAGGATTATCATCAGTGGTTATTAGAAGCTAACAAGCCAGTACTTGAAGACGGCGCTAACGGTGATAAAGCCAGCGTTGATAAAAAGCAGCAAAAACGCTTAGAAGCTGAGCTGCGTCAAAAGTTATCTCCTTTTAAAAAGCAGCAAGCCAAACTTGAGCAAACCCAAACGAGTTTACAGCAAAAATTGGCGGCCTTAGAGCTGCAATTAACGGATTTAACCTTATACGATGAGGCTAACAAGGCCAAATTAACTCAGGTGCTTAACGATAGAAACACCTTAGGCCAAGCGCTGGAAGACAGCGAAATGCAGTGGCTTGAGTTACAAGAAAGCATTGATGAATTAGAAATGAGCTGCTAA
- a CDS encoding DUF2390 domain-containing protein translates to MSRAKDTVEDMDTGAAVNAQATTSLSTPLNTQRDSAALWQDCDLLYAKLQPLCLQLQQQHGVCVNLLLLAYWCDEHGLGLTPMQWQQLQLDVKAWEEVLLLPFRGLRQSSKCLLDTDEYQQMLALELMLERKSQRHILVLIKQTDGLVASDKQTALATNQDANQSMDPSANKSANKSQANLSHYLGLFGLAPQQFSQLAMP, encoded by the coding sequence ATGAGCCGCGCTAAGGATACTGTTGAAGATATGGATACTGGCGCTGCTGTAAATGCCCAAGCGACAACTTCGCTAAGCACTCCGCTAAACACTCAGCGTGATAGCGCGGCGCTTTGGCAAGATTGCGATTTGCTTTATGCCAAGTTGCAGCCTTTATGCCTGCAATTGCAACAGCAGCATGGTGTGTGCGTTAACTTACTCTTACTGGCCTATTGGTGTGATGAGCATGGATTGGGATTAACCCCCATGCAGTGGCAGCAATTGCAGCTTGATGTAAAAGCTTGGGAAGAAGTCTTGTTATTGCCGTTTCGCGGGCTGCGCCAATCGAGTAAATGCTTGCTAGACACGGATGAATATCAGCAGATGTTGGCGCTAGAATTGATGCTTGAGCGTAAATCGCAGCGACATATTTTAGTGCTGATTAAGCAGACGGATGGGCTGGTGGCTAGCGATAAGCAAACTGCTCTGGCAACCAATCAAGACGCTAATCAAAGCATGGATCCGAGCGCGAATAAGAGCGCAAATAAGAGCCAAGCCAATCTAAGCCATTACTTAGGGCTTTTTGGACTCGCGCCGCAGCAATTTTCTCAGTTAGCCATGCCTTAA
- a CDS encoding RimK family protein, protein MANIVVVIDDDRQWQDYFHSDQVMTVEQYLESGANLQHKATSVLNLCRSYQYMSNGYYCSLLAEARGHRIMPRVMTINDLAQPMLINFRQQDLDKHFGAQAEISGKIFFGKTQLPGFEKVARQLFEKFMVPVLDVKLTKVNGRWQLNQLNSFAFQDLNDAEQTFFAESLEQFSTKVWRSKSLNRKYRYDVAVLIDPEEKFPPSDPQAIKRFVKAANRLGMSMEVIGPQDISRLGEFDGLFIRATTNIGNFTYRFAKAAENLGLVVMDDPESIMKCTNKVFLTELLNQQKVPMPQSAIIRAKSLPSIAHAEQTIGFPMVLKIPDGAFSVGVTKVKSSEELYQQCQRIGEQSALILAQEFLPTDFDWRVGILNRQPIFVCRYFMSRGHWQIYQHHQSGKVSSGDFDCVDIKQTPKAVIDAALKAANLIGSGLYGVDVKERNGKAYVIEVNDNPSIDSKVEDLFLGDLLYDRVVTEFLRRIQLRGL, encoded by the coding sequence ATGGCAAATATAGTTGTGGTCATTGACGACGATAGGCAATGGCAAGACTATTTTCACTCAGACCAAGTGATGACGGTTGAGCAATATTTAGAGTCAGGCGCCAATTTACAACACAAAGCGACATCTGTGTTAAATCTCTGTCGCAGCTATCAATACATGAGTAATGGTTATTACTGCTCGCTACTGGCTGAGGCTCGTGGCCACAGGATCATGCCGCGAGTCATGACCATCAATGATTTGGCTCAACCTATGCTGATTAATTTCCGTCAGCAAGATTTGGATAAACACTTCGGTGCCCAAGCCGAGATCAGCGGTAAAATTTTCTTTGGTAAGACCCAGTTACCAGGCTTTGAGAAAGTAGCGCGCCAATTATTTGAAAAATTCATGGTGCCGGTACTGGATGTCAAGCTCACTAAGGTCAATGGCCGCTGGCAGTTAAATCAACTCAATAGCTTCGCCTTTCAAGATCTCAATGATGCTGAGCAAACCTTCTTTGCCGAATCCCTCGAGCAATTTTCCACTAAGGTGTGGCGCAGTAAATCTCTTAATCGCAAGTACCGCTATGATGTGGCAGTATTAATCGATCCGGAGGAAAAATTCCCGCCCTCAGACCCCCAAGCAATTAAGCGCTTTGTTAAAGCGGCTAATCGCCTCGGCATGAGCATGGAAGTCATAGGCCCCCAAGACATTTCCCGTCTAGGTGAGTTTGATGGTTTATTTATTCGGGCCACCACCAATATTGGTAATTTCACTTATCGCTTTGCTAAAGCGGCAGAAAACTTAGGTCTAGTCGTCATGGACGATCCTGAGTCCATTATGAAATGTACCAATAAGGTGTTTTTAACTGAGTTATTAAATCAGCAAAAAGTACCTATGCCGCAAAGCGCGATTATCCGCGCTAAGTCGCTGCCATCCATTGCCCACGCCGAGCAAACCATAGGCTTTCCTATGGTGCTTAAAATCCCAGATGGCGCATTCTCAGTGGGCGTAACTAAGGTTAAAAGCAGCGAAGAGCTCTATCAGCAGTGCCAACGCATTGGTGAGCAAAGCGCCCTGATTTTAGCCCAAGAGTTCCTACCGACTGATTTTGACTGGCGAGTCGGCATACTTAATCGTCAGCCTATCTTTGTCTGTCGCTACTTTATGAGCCGGGGTCACTGGCAAATTTATCAGCATCATCAAAGCGGTAAAGTCTCCTCCGGTGATTTTGATTGTGTGGACATCAAGCAAACACCAAAAGCTGTGATAGATGCAGCCCTCAAGGCGGCTAACCTTATTGGTTCTGGTCTTTACGGGGTAGATGTTAAAGAAAGAAATGGCAAAGCATATGTCATTGAAGTTAATGATAACCCAAGCATTGATAGCAAGGTGGAAGACTTATTTTTAGGTGATTTACTCTATGACAGAGTTGTTACTGAGTTCTTGCGCCGCATTCAACTGCGCGGTCTATAA
- a CDS encoding GNAT family N-acetyltransferase/peptidase C39 family protein: MDIRVATPEDLPALLQLEQQVFVSDLITSRQMKRFISSSQSLLLVMEVDNQLAGYALLLFHRGTQLSRIYSIAISPHFQGRGYAKALLAKVEHEAVNQGYITIRLEVREDNISAKTLYQQLGYKSLKTLVHYYDDLASGVRLQKRLGAPSPKQLLTLPLYVQTTPFTCGAACLLMAFAHLRSSFKPSRNEEIQLWREATTIYMAAGHGGCSGRGLALAAHKRGFNVELFSRADGVPFIDSVRSQDKKDVITLVHDNFDSQLREAKVAIHESVPTIAMLETWIAEGACVLMLISTYRFNGNKEPHWIILSGMSELFFYFHDPEVQHADASVGASFVPINKSAINQIMGFGKQKHVACVVVRPEAKS, encoded by the coding sequence ATGGATATTCGTGTTGCTACTCCTGAAGATTTACCCGCCTTACTGCAATTAGAGCAGCAAGTATTTGTCTCAGATCTCATCACTTCACGGCAAATGAAACGCTTTATTAGCTCTAGCCAAAGTTTGTTATTAGTGATGGAAGTCGATAACCAACTGGCAGGTTATGCCTTACTTCTGTTTCATCGCGGAACCCAACTTAGCCGGATTTACTCGATTGCCATTAGCCCTCATTTTCAGGGCCGCGGCTATGCCAAAGCATTGTTAGCTAAGGTTGAGCATGAAGCTGTAAACCAAGGTTATATTACGATAAGACTTGAGGTTAGAGAAGATAATATCTCGGCTAAGACCTTATATCAGCAACTAGGTTATAAATCATTGAAAACCTTAGTTCATTATTATGATGACCTAGCCAGCGGTGTGCGTTTACAAAAGCGTTTAGGTGCGCCGTCCCCTAAGCAATTATTAACTTTGCCCTTATATGTGCAAACCACGCCATTTACCTGCGGGGCGGCATGTTTATTGATGGCATTTGCCCATTTGCGCTCATCTTTTAAGCCAAGTCGCAATGAAGAAATTCAATTATGGCGTGAAGCCACCACCATCTATATGGCGGCAGGACATGGCGGTTGTAGTGGTCGCGGTTTAGCGTTAGCCGCCCATAAGCGCGGTTTTAATGTCGAATTATTTAGCCGTGCTGATGGCGTACCTTTTATTGATAGCGTGCGCTCGCAAGACAAAAAAGATGTGATTACCTTAGTGCACGATAATTTTGATAGCCAATTGCGTGAGGCCAAGGTTGCCATTCATGAATCTGTGCCCACTATCGCCATGTTAGAAACCTGGATAGCCGAAGGTGCTTGTGTCTTGATGCTGATAAGCACCTATCGCTTTAACGGCAATAAAGAGCCCCACTGGATTATTTTATCGGGCATGAGTGAGTTGTTCTTTTACTTCCATGACCCAGAAGTTCAGCACGCTGATGCTAGTGTTGGCGCCAGTTTCGTGCCTATTAATAAATCCGCCATTAACCAAATCATGGGCTTTGGTAAGCAAAAGCATGTGGCTTGTGTGGTGGTGCGCCCTGAGGCTAAATCTTAA
- a CDS encoding transporter substrate-binding domain-containing protein, which translates to MTLILVCVSHSVSARDLEEVKKAGVLRHLGIPYANFVFRFSEDDQVSYSGLDIELMQGFAKYIGVDYQFIAANWGNVFGKLTGQHGKFINHQVKLGHRQEIEGDVMAHGVTILDWRQQLVDFSDDYFPSTVWLVAKTYSDLTPITPTGLLKSDIVKVKGMLCGKNVLAMKQSCLDPDLYNLHESKVNIIWPTQELQLNEMVPAMLNGEAEATLLDLADSLIALQKWPNQIKVIGPISEEQRMGVGFRKNSPKLRQAFNDYLQQIRRDGTYLALVEKYYPSVFNYYENYFESVIEKSNNEH; encoded by the coding sequence ATGACGCTTATTCTTGTTTGTGTGTCACACAGCGTCAGTGCTCGCGATCTGGAAGAAGTCAAAAAGGCAGGTGTGCTGCGTCATTTAGGCATTCCTTACGCTAATTTTGTGTTTCGTTTCAGTGAAGACGATCAAGTTAGTTACAGTGGTTTAGATATCGAGTTGATGCAGGGGTTTGCTAAGTATATTGGCGTTGATTATCAATTTATTGCCGCGAATTGGGGCAATGTGTTTGGTAAGCTCACCGGCCAACATGGAAAATTCATCAATCATCAGGTCAAGCTTGGCCACAGACAGGAAATTGAAGGCGATGTCATGGCCCATGGTGTGACCATACTCGATTGGCGCCAGCAACTGGTGGATTTCTCTGATGACTATTTTCCATCAACCGTATGGCTAGTGGCCAAAACCTATTCTGACTTAACGCCTATCACACCCACAGGCTTACTCAAAAGTGACATAGTGAAGGTCAAGGGCATGCTTTGCGGTAAAAATGTATTGGCCATGAAGCAATCGTGCTTAGACCCTGATCTTTATAATCTGCATGAAAGCAAAGTTAACATCATTTGGCCGACTCAAGAATTGCAGTTAAATGAAATGGTGCCCGCCATGCTCAATGGTGAAGCCGAAGCTACTCTATTAGATTTGGCAGACTCTTTAATTGCACTACAAAAATGGCCTAACCAAATTAAAGTCATAGGCCCCATTTCTGAAGAGCAGCGCATGGGCGTGGGATTTAGAAAAAATTCTCCGAAGTTAAGGCAAGCATTTAATGATTACTTGCAACAAATTCGCCGAGATGGCACTTATTTAGCCTTGGTTGAAAAGTATTACCCAAGTGTATTTAATTATTACGAAAACTACTTCGAATCAGTCATAGAAAAATCAAATAATGAACATTAA
- a CDS encoding bifunctional diguanylate cyclase/phosphodiesterase, which yields MNIKKWLNSRTAIIGAGMLLTAYLMLILAVANLGQSKLQTSQSSMMQLKINSYANNLSLFFDANATSLANFADDSVINTYFSNRAAGMSLQYGLGSSLFELNKGLEQFISSRKIETLPIYDRITIIGIDGTVIVDTLDNIPFESEPLSLKQLASKPFKILVSSHDGIPEIKHVHTIYYQYKAVGLLVAEVNNDVIIRQLTMQEHQGFGSRLKLVTPTAHLLVWDSLKHDHHGDYWETDSHAKELDKHIYFEEVVSGTPLKLISWFAPLNEQDIFTSAWFIVAISLLALPVLYGLSMLMRINNANIVLQTEVELSADQHIKLAEKNVLLSNEITKRIESEKRLEYQATHDELTGLVNRTYSIQQLNNAIIRAQRNNDQVLVIFLDLDNFKQINDTVGHHAGDILLQQTSERLLKVVRESDTVSRFGGDEFVVVIPELRSQEMAKIMAISILSLFEKPFVIDEQEFFITTSIGMSVYPQDGDDVADLLKKADTALYRVKEAGRNGFSFFDDSMNSDVQRKLALNVRLHQALNYNQFEVYYQPIIDLTTGKIIGAEALLRWTDSVLGVISPDEFIPLAEKNGLIHRLGEFVLDKACHQMATWQQFGPLKIAVNISSVQFRYCEQLQAKIIRVLASAGLTAHRLEIEVTESLLMEQDPRLAAMFSYFRKQGIELSIDDFGTGYSSLSYLQKFAFAKLKIDRAFIDRMSTSDSDRALVTAILAMAKALGMKVVAEGIEAEHQADFLQQHGCEFGQGYLFSRPVAANEFTELLRQQA from the coding sequence ATGAACATTAAAAAATGGTTGAATAGTCGCACGGCTATTATTGGCGCAGGCATGTTATTAACAGCTTACTTAATGTTAATACTCGCGGTTGCCAATTTAGGTCAGAGTAAATTACAAACATCGCAAAGCAGCATGATGCAGCTTAAAATTAATAGCTATGCGAATAATTTAAGTTTGTTTTTTGATGCTAATGCCACCAGTCTTGCTAATTTTGCTGATGATAGTGTTATTAATACTTATTTTTCTAATCGCGCTGCGGGTATGTCGCTGCAGTATGGCTTGGGTTCAAGTTTATTTGAGTTGAATAAAGGCTTGGAGCAGTTCATTAGCAGCCGAAAAATAGAAACACTGCCTATTTATGATCGCATCACTATTATTGGTATTGATGGCACTGTCATTGTTGATACGCTTGATAATATTCCATTTGAATCTGAACCTTTGTCGCTAAAACAGCTCGCGAGTAAGCCGTTTAAAATTCTGGTGTCCTCGCACGACGGCATCCCTGAAATCAAACATGTTCATACCATTTATTATCAATATAAGGCCGTCGGGCTATTGGTTGCTGAAGTTAATAATGACGTGATTATCCGTCAGTTAACCATGCAAGAGCACCAAGGTTTTGGGAGTCGCTTAAAGTTAGTGACTCCGACAGCTCACTTATTAGTGTGGGATTCTCTTAAGCATGATCATCATGGTGACTATTGGGAAACGGATTCACATGCTAAAGAATTAGATAAACATATTTATTTTGAAGAAGTCGTCAGTGGCACGCCGTTAAAGTTGATTAGCTGGTTTGCGCCATTAAATGAGCAAGATATCTTTACCTCGGCTTGGTTTATTGTCGCTATTTCGCTATTAGCATTGCCTGTGCTCTATGGTTTGAGCATGTTGATGCGAATTAATAATGCCAACATAGTATTGCAAACTGAAGTTGAATTATCCGCCGATCAGCACATAAAGTTAGCTGAAAAAAATGTCTTATTAAGTAATGAAATCACCAAAAGAATAGAGTCTGAGAAAAGGTTAGAATACCAAGCAACTCATGACGAGTTAACTGGACTTGTGAATCGAACCTACAGTATTCAGCAACTTAATAATGCCATTATTCGTGCTCAGCGTAATAATGATCAGGTATTAGTTATCTTTTTAGATTTAGATAATTTTAAGCAGATTAACGATACCGTTGGCCATCATGCTGGCGACATTTTATTGCAACAAACCAGTGAGCGCTTACTCAAAGTCGTGCGAGAGAGTGATACTGTGTCACGCTTTGGTGGTGATGAGTTTGTGGTAGTGATACCTGAGCTGCGTAGTCAAGAAATGGCTAAAATCATGGCAATTTCAATTTTGTCGTTATTTGAAAAGCCTTTCGTGATTGATGAACAAGAATTTTTTATTACTACCAGTATTGGCATGTCAGTGTATCCGCAAGATGGCGACGATGTAGCTGATTTGCTTAAGAAAGCTGATACCGCCTTGTACCGGGTCAAAGAAGCGGGTCGCAACGGCTTTAGCTTTTTTGATGACAGTATGAACAGTGATGTGCAGCGGAAGTTAGCTTTAAATGTACGCTTGCATCAAGCGCTTAATTACAATCAATTTGAGGTCTATTATCAGCCAATCATTGATTTAACCACGGGTAAAATCATAGGTGCTGAAGCCTTATTACGTTGGACAGATAGTGTCTTAGGCGTTATTTCACCGGATGAATTTATCCCATTAGCCGAGAAAAATGGCTTAATCCATCGCCTCGGCGAATTCGTACTCGATAAGGCGTGTCATCAAATGGCCACTTGGCAGCAATTTGGGCCATTAAAAATTGCGGTGAATATCTCAAGTGTGCAATTTCGCTATTGCGAGCAATTACAGGCCAAGATTATTCGAGTGCTAGCGAGTGCGGGCTTAACGGCGCATCGATTGGAAATCGAAGTTACTGAAAGCTTGCTGATGGAGCAAGATCCGCGTTTAGCCGCGATGTTCTCCTATTTCCGCAAGCAAGGGATTGAATTGTCCATTGATGACTTTGGTACTGGCTATTCATCGTTAAGTTACTTGCAAAAATTTGCCTTTGCTAAGTTAAAAATTGATCGCGCCTTTATTGACCGCATGAGCACCAGTGATTCTGATAGAGCGCTAGTGACAGCCATTTTAGCGATGGCAAAAGCCTTAGGCATGAAGGTGGTCGCTGAGGGGATTGAAGCTGAGCATCAAGCCGATTTTCTGCAGCAACATGGTTGTGAGTTTGGTCAAGGATATTTGTTTAGTCGGCCGGTTGCGGCGAATGAATTTACCGAGCTATTGCGCCAACAGGCGTAA